The following proteins are co-located in the Siansivirga zeaxanthinifaciens CC-SAMT-1 genome:
- the recN gene encoding DNA repair protein RecN, with the protein MLTSLSINNYALIDNLQVDFNDGFSIITGETGTGKSILLGGLSLILGKRADLSSLKDNTKKCIIEANFNITNYNLKGLFAAEDLDFDEHTIIRREILPSGKSRAFVNDSPVNLNSLQILGERLIDIHSQHQTLQLTSDEFQFQVIDALANNESILLSFTSELKVYKKLKGELKALLEFQAEAIKEHDYNTFLLNELIEANLVEDELQLLEEEYDSLNNIESIKEKLAEAYLLLSEEQIGILSSLTSLKNTLQKLASYASKYDDLYQRVNSSLIEMDDVYSDIDTMQGHLEADPKRLEFVDAKLRVLNNLMQKHVVNSISELIEIKNQLEEKVSLTENLDTSILKKQTEIASKQEELNAISEAIHNNREKVIPELKAQLETILSSLGMPNAQFKIELNLADTFFSNGKDQLSFLFSANKGGNYNELKKAASGGELSRIMLAIKSILAKYIQLPTIMFDEIDTGVSGEISNKMGDIMLEMSKTMQVFSITHLPQIAAKGHSHFKVYKEDIDNVTQTNLVKLNHDERIVEIAQMLGGIELSSSAIAHAKELLN; encoded by the coding sequence TTGCTAACATCACTTTCAATAAATAATTACGCATTAATTGATAATCTTCAAGTCGATTTTAATGATGGTTTTTCTATTATTACCGGAGAAACTGGGACTGGAAAATCAATACTGTTAGGCGGTTTGTCCTTAATTTTAGGAAAACGAGCCGATTTAAGTAGTCTTAAAGACAATACTAAAAAATGTATTATTGAAGCCAATTTTAATATAACTAACTATAATTTAAAAGGTTTGTTTGCAGCCGAAGACTTAGACTTCGATGAACACACCATTATAAGAAGAGAAATTTTACCTTCGGGAAAATCTCGAGCCTTTGTTAATGATTCTCCTGTAAATTTAAATAGTTTGCAAATATTGGGTGAGCGTTTAATCGACATTCATTCCCAACATCAAACCTTACAATTAACAAGCGACGAATTTCAATTTCAAGTCATTGATGCTCTTGCAAATAACGAATCAATTCTACTGTCTTTTACTTCAGAATTAAAAGTATATAAAAAATTAAAAGGCGAATTAAAAGCGTTGTTAGAGTTTCAGGCCGAAGCCATTAAAGAACACGATTATAATACGTTTTTATTAAACGAATTAATAGAAGCTAATTTAGTTGAAGACGAATTACAACTTTTAGAAGAAGAATACGATAGTTTAAATAATATTGAAAGCATAAAAGAGAAACTTGCCGAAGCTTACTTATTGTTAAGTGAAGAACAAATTGGTATTTTATCAAGCTTAACAAGTTTAAAAAACACTTTGCAAAAGTTAGCATCGTATGCTTCAAAATACGACGATTTGTATCAGCGTGTTAATAGTAGCCTTATCGAAATGGACGATGTTTATAGCGATATAGATACCATGCAAGGTCATCTAGAAGCCGACCCGAAACGCCTAGAATTTGTCGATGCCAAACTACGTGTTTTAAATAATTTAATGCAAAAGCATGTAGTGAATTCCATTTCAGAATTAATTGAAATAAAGAATCAACTGGAAGAAAAAGTATCTTTAACCGAAAATTTAGATACCTCAATTCTAAAAAAACAAACGGAAATAGCTTCAAAACAAGAAGAATTAAATGCTATTTCTGAAGCAATTCATAATAATAGAGAAAAAGTAATTCCTGAATTAAAAGCGCAGTTAGAAACTATTTTATCGAGTTTAGGCATGCCAAATGCGCAATTTAAAATAGAGCTCAATCTAGCCGACACGTTTTTTTCAAACGGAAAAGATCAATTATCATTTTTGTTTTCTGCAAATAAAGGCGGCAATTACAACGAACTTAAAAAAGCAGCTTCTGGTGGTGAACTATCTAGAATTATGCTTGCCATAAAATCAATTTTAGCAAAGTATATTCAATTACCTACCATTATGTTTGATGAGATTGATACTGGTGTATCGGGAGAAATCTCCAATAAAATGGGCGATATTATGTTAGAAATGAGTAAGACCATGCAAGTTTTTTCTATTACACATTTACCACAAATTGCTGCTAAAGGGCATTCGCACTTTAAGGTATACAAAGAAGATATCGATAATGTTACACAAACCAATTTGGTAAAATTAAATCACGACGAGCGTATTGTAGAAATTGCACAAATGCTTGGCGGTATTGAATTATCGTCTTCTGCAATAGCACATGCCAAAGAGTTGCTAAATTGA
- a CDS encoding YbbR-like domain-containing protein, protein MFKKELIEVLAFIRRKKINVFFLFLLLAFVILLFTKLSKTYTNTLAFNIEKLNVPEADLILDDSVNLNITLKTHGFKWLTYYFSKPKIVIDFKNDVYKRDSVFVWHKSVPYVANTQFDKQVELLNMSPDTLYFRYDVNMVKKVSVKLNSKIQYSLGYDLADHFKLTPDSIVVIGPKIKVDSIKYIETKHVVLEEVKSDINKTVDLNLSKNDNDLKYSNTKITLKGTVDKFTEGILKIPVTIINVPDSISVKYFPKEINVSYYVSLGNFNKITTKDFKVVCDYNKILKNQSFLVAELVKVPKIAKKVKVGQQRIEFIITK, encoded by the coding sequence ATGTTTAAAAAAGAACTTATAGAGGTGTTAGCTTTTATTAGAAGAAAAAAAATAAATGTGTTTTTTTTGTTCTTATTATTGGCTTTTGTAATTCTGTTGTTTACTAAACTCTCTAAAACATACACCAATACTCTGGCATTTAATATTGAAAAATTAAATGTACCCGAAGCCGATTTAATTTTAGACGATTCGGTAAATTTAAACATAACGCTAAAAACACACGGTTTTAAGTGGTTAACATACTATTTCTCGAAACCTAAAATAGTAATAGATTTTAAAAACGATGTTTATAAAAGAGATTCTGTTTTTGTTTGGCATAAGTCGGTGCCCTATGTTGCCAACACACAATTCGATAAGCAAGTAGAGTTGCTTAATATGTCGCCAGATACCTTGTATTTTAGATACGATGTTAATATGGTTAAAAAAGTGTCTGTAAAACTAAATTCTAAAATTCAATATAGTTTGGGTTATGATCTTGCAGATCACTTTAAATTAACTCCCGATTCTATTGTTGTTATTGGTCCTAAAATTAAAGTTGATAGCATAAAATATATAGAAACCAAACATGTTGTTTTAGAGGAGGTAAAATCGGATATAAATAAAACGGTCGATTTAAATCTTTCTAAAAATGATAATGATTTGAAGTATTCAAATACTAAAATTACTTTAAAGGGAACTGTAGATAAATTTACCGAAGGTATTTTAAAAATACCTGTAACCATTATAAATGTTCCTGACAGCATTTCGGTTAAATACTTTCCAAAAGAAATAAATGTATCGTATTACGTAAGTCTAGGCAATTTTAATAAAATAACGACTAAAGATTTTAAAGTGGTTTGCGATTACAATAAAATTTTAAAAAATCAATCGTTTTTAGTCGCAGAATTAGTGAAAGTTCCAAAAATTGCTAAAAAAGTAAAAGTAGGACAACAACGCATTGAGTTTATAATTACCAAATAA
- a CDS encoding glycosyltransferase translates to MQLEFSFIIPVYNRPDETLELLQSFEALKTTTLFEIVIVEDGSTVPSKEVVAQFNSKLNISYYFKENSGPGDSRNFGMQQAKGNYFIILDSDCILPANYLFEVEKSLKSEYVDCFGGPDAAHESFSDLQKAINFSMTSFLTTGGIRGNKKSIDTFQPRSFNMGISKEAFLKSGGFGYIHPGEDPDLSIRLWQLGYKTKLIPEAFVYHKRRISWQKFYKQVNKFGLVRPILSVWHPSTKKIIYWLPTLFSLGLVVSVFLFFKIKLFLALYVLYFMVAFIAALWETKNLKVACFAIIAITVQFFGYGYGFLKSTLAVDVLKKNPESYFPNLFFKT, encoded by the coding sequence ATGCAATTAGAGTTTTCATTTATAATTCCGGTGTATAACCGTCCCGACGAAACACTAGAGCTTCTGCAAAGTTTTGAAGCTTTAAAAACAACAACACTTTTCGAGATTGTTATTGTTGAAGACGGATCTACGGTACCATCAAAAGAGGTTGTAGCCCAGTTTAATTCTAAATTAAATATATCTTATTATTTTAAAGAAAATTCCGGGCCAGGTGATTCTAGAAATTTTGGTATGCAACAAGCGAAAGGTAATTATTTTATTATTCTGGATTCCGATTGTATTTTACCTGCTAATTATCTTTTTGAAGTAGAGAAAAGTCTTAAAAGCGAATATGTTGATTGTTTTGGAGGACCCGATGCCGCACACGAGTCGTTTTCAGATTTACAAAAAGCCATTAATTTTTCTATGACATCGTTTTTAACCACAGGTGGTATTCGTGGAAATAAAAAAAGTATTGATACGTTTCAACCCCGCAGTTTTAATATGGGAATTTCGAAAGAAGCCTTTTTAAAATCGGGTGGTTTCGGGTACATTCATCCAGGTGAAGATCCCGATTTATCCATCAGGTTATGGCAATTAGGGTATAAAACAAAACTTATTCCGGAGGCTTTTGTGTATCATAAAAGACGCATTTCCTGGCAAAAATTTTACAAACAAGTTAATAAGTTTGGGTTGGTAAGACCCATATTGTCGGTTTGGCATCCTTCAACAAAAAAAATAATATATTGGTTACCAACACTTTTTAGCTTAGGTTTAGTTGTATCTGTGTTTTTATTTTTTAAAATTAAATTGTTTTTGGCTCTATATGTATTATATTTTATGGTAGCTTTTATTGCAGCGTTATGGGAAACTAAAAATTTAAAAGTAGCTTGTTTCGCCATTATAGCAATAACGGTGCAGTTTTTTGGTTATGGTTACGGATTTTTAAAATCTACGCTTGCAGTCGATGTTTTAAAAAAGAATCCAGAATCGTATTTTCCTAATTTATTTTTTAAAACCTAA
- a CDS encoding enoyl-ACP reductase FabI: MSYNLLKGKKGIIFGALDSNSIAWKTAERVHEEGGQFVLTNAPVAMRMGQINELAEKTGSQIIPADATSVEDLQNLVEKSMEILGGKIDFVLHSIGMSINVRKGKHYTDQNYEWTQKGTDVSAMSFHKVMQTLYKADAMNEWGSIVALSYMAAQRVFPDYNDMADNKAYLESIARSFGYFFGRDKKVRVNTISQSPTPTTAGSGVKGFDGFIAYADKMSPLGNATALDCANYTVSLFSDLTKRVTLQNLYNDGGFSNMGVSDAVMATFTGEE, translated from the coding sequence ATGTCATACAATTTATTAAAGGGAAAAAAAGGAATCATTTTTGGAGCATTAGATTCTAATTCAATTGCTTGGAAAACGGCAGAACGCGTTCATGAAGAAGGTGGTCAATTCGTTTTAACTAATGCGCCTGTTGCTATGAGAATGGGACAAATTAATGAATTAGCAGAAAAAACAGGTTCTCAAATAATTCCTGCCGATGCAACTTCTGTAGAAGATTTACAAAATTTGGTTGAAAAATCGATGGAAATTCTTGGAGGTAAAATCGACTTCGTTTTACACTCAATAGGTATGTCTATTAACGTTCGTAAAGGAAAACACTATACCGATCAAAATTACGAATGGACTCAAAAGGGTACAGATGTATCTGCCATGTCTTTTCATAAAGTTATGCAAACGCTTTACAAAGCAGATGCTATGAATGAGTGGGGTAGTATCGTAGCTTTATCTTATATGGCTGCACAACGTGTTTTTCCAGATTATAATGATATGGCCGACAACAAAGCGTATTTAGAAAGTATTGCGCGTAGTTTTGGTTATTTCTTTGGAAGAGATAAAAAAGTACGCGTTAACACCATTTCTCAGTCGCCAACACCAACCACAGCCGGTAGTGGTGTAAAAGGATTTGATGGTTTTATTGCTTATGCAGATAAAATGTCGCCTCTTGGAAATGCTACTGCTCTAGATTGTGCTAATTATACAGTTAGTTTATTTAGCGATTTAACCAAACGTGTTACACTTCAAAACCTTTATAATGACGGTGGATTTAGTAATATGGGTGTAAGCGATGCTGTTATGGCAACCTTTACAGGTGAAGAATAA